Part of the Cottoperca gobio chromosome 1, fCotGob3.1, whole genome shotgun sequence genome, gttgctgttgttgttgttgttgttgttgttggcagGGCCTGACTGGGTTTGGTTCTAACAGCAGCATTGTTAATGTCAGCAGATCCAGACTTGGTAGCACTGGCTGGCTCTGCCGCTGTTCCTGATTTAAGAGAGGGAGCTTCAGCAGTGGCTGTTTTCGCTGCAGATTTCTGAACACCTGTTATATTCTGGGATTTACCTGTTTCTCCTTGCTCCTTGTGGTTGCTGTGTTCAATATTGATTTGATAAACTGGCTGGGTGTTGCAAAGAGCTGAGCCGGGGTCTTTAGGCTTCGCTCCGAGCCTTTTGTCTTGCTGCTGGGACAAAGTTTCTGAGTTCAAAACCACGCCGGCATTTTGGTTGGGGCACATCTCCGCCTCAACAGTGAGTCTCTCTGACCTCGGATTAGTAGAGGCGGATAGAGAACTCAAGCTCATCTGATGTAGTCCCACACTCCCGTCGACCTGGTAGACTACAGCCAGGCTCTGCGTCGCCTCCTTGGGGACTGCACCACCACTCGGCCTGCGAGGCACGGCGAAAGGCAGCAGACTCGGACTGGTGGCCACAGACTTGCTGCACGTGTTCGCCACCGCCTGAACTTCCATATCGTGACACGTCTTGACCGGGGTGGACGACGGGGATAAGGTCATCGTCGAAGCCTCCCTGTACAGCTTGCTgggcggctgctgctgcccttCAGAGACAGCTGTGTCTGTCTGGACTGCTTCCTCACACACCTGCCCATCTGCCTGCATGCTTTGTGAAGCCTGGGGCAGAGTGGAGGAGTCCTTCTGAGAAGGCTGATGTTTATCTGAGGAGACTTGTGGTTTCTTTACTGGTGGCGTGTCCTTCTCTGGATGTGTTGAACTTGAAGTCTTATTAGTAAACCCGGCCTCTGCATCTTTGCTCTTAGACAGAGTGGAGCAAAGAGGAGCCGCAGTAGTTTCCATGCTTTGTTTGGCTTTGGGAGCCTCTTGCAGACTCACTGAGCTTTGTGAGCTGCTATGCATATTATCAGACTCTGGAAGTGTCTGCGGTGCAGCTGTGTCCTTATTTTTGGGAGCTGAAATACTCCCTATATTATCGTGTTGCGGTTCAGATGCTTTATGCCTTAATTCACAGGCGTTGTtaagatttttattatttggagaaacatttttattactGTCCTCTCGTGCTGAGGATGTCAGCTTTGCACAttcctcctctgctgcactTGGCTCTTTTATTCTGCAGTCATTGCTCTGCTGGTCGACCTTTGACACTGAAAGAGCAGGCGACACATCGGCCTTACAGATATCCTTCTCATCAGCCAGGcttaacatttttatattagcGTTAGAATCCCTCTGGTCTCCTTCTTCCTCACCCACACCTTGGCCTGTCAGAGTCAGGTCTTGCATCTGTTGGTCTGCGCCTGTAACATTAGTTGGTACTGGTTTGTCTGACACAGTGCTGCTGACTGGATCACCTCCCTTGGAATCTGTGTTTTGGGTTTGTGTGATGGTATTAGCGAGAGAAGCATTCAGAGATGAGTTATCCTGTTTGTGGTCGGGAGATGTGAGGGTCGGTGTTGGACTAACCTGAGAGAGTTTGAGGTTGGGCTCTTTCGCCCAGTTGGCATTAGGCTCATTATTGCCCAGCGTGTCCACCACAGCCAGCTGAGGCACCATCTGGACTGTCACTGTCCTTTTTGGGTTAGTTCCCATGCCGGATTCACTGTCTTTAAATATCGTTGTAATCCAAAGATGGTCACTTTGTGTGATTCCctaaaaaggaggaaaatagAAGACTTTAATGATTGAGCTTCACTTTTCAATCTTGATTATTCAAAGAATAATCAGACCAGACTCAAATGGAAGTCCGGGCCAAGATGACTATTATGTAAATTAAATTCCGGGTTTCTTTGAACAGTCATtaatatgcatttaaataatcattGTTAGAATAAAGGCACCAGAACAATCAATTCCTAATTCAACTACTGCTTTGAATTAAGAATAATATGTGTGACTCCGAGCCTAATGATCTAATGAATCACAACATACAATTATAATAACACTACTCTATGACCCAATGTTAGTAACGTGGAGTGTATGCACCTATGTCTCAAGAAGTGTCTTTGAATTGTGATGGTGCATGTTgatactgtaaatgtatttagaagtgttttctttcttgctctTTGAAAGCTGCTTGTGATAAGAGGCTTACTTCACTTAAAACATGATTCAAATAATTGTAGAAACTTTACATCCTTTAATTTGAATGTCTTATAAACTTTAATTAAAGaagttaaatacatttcaaattcaaattgcTTAAACCAATCGTACAAATAACaaaacagttaaataaataactatagGTAATCCCTCAGAGTCGTGCAGAAATGATGTGTCAGAGCTTACAGTTTACAAACTTGTAAGTAAAGTATAGAAATAAGACTTTGATATATGTCGGCTGAAAGTCCTCACAGGATGGTTCTCATTACAAATTGTGGATTTTTCACATTTAGTATATTTCATTGGGTCCAACAGTATCTGGTTCCAAAatgtctaaatgtgtgttttcttattaAATAATTCTCATCTAAAGTTTTAATAAATACCCATTAAATCAGTGTTGCAGTATAagtagtataagtataagtgGTATAGCTGTGAAcctctcttttgttttatttttctgtcaccCAGTATTTTAGTGAAATATAAACAGAAAATGCATGAAAGCTTAAAATAACATGCCTTAAGATCCTCCTTTATCTAGTATACCTTCTAAGCATTTAACCTCCATCTTCACAAATCTCTTCATCCCAGACCTGGTGAATGACTTCAGCTCAGTCTGTCTCCTAAAAGTGTAAAAGCATCTGAGCCAATTCTGCAAATAATGTGCCAGCTCTCAGCACACGTCTGAAGTATCTGATCCTCTGGAGTCAAACAAATTAATTGCACAGTGAGCGAGCCTTTAAATCATACAAAACAGCCAATAGGCTTCATCCAAAGAGGAAGAAGTAACCACCAATTGATAATTCAGTGGTCCACAGGGAGCAAGTTGCCCATTTCCATTTCAGTGACATTATTGGTGATAATCCATTCCGCAAAATGTGCAGCTCATTTTGATGAAAGTAGGGTTAAACCCAGCCTTGTCTTTTCAGTTATTCCCATTCTCACTACAAGAAGCATCATCACAAGCctccacaacaacaaacacaatagATTTCATACAGATCAGGTCAATGTTAATATCAAGATTACTCAAGAATAAAGAATTATATCTCTTAATGTACATGAAAGAATAATTTCTAAGTGTGACTTGAATAAAACGCACTAGTGTGCTCCTGTTTTGGGTCATGGGCAGGTGTAGCCcatttgtgtgtgcatctgcGTGTCTGTTGTCAAAGTGCAAATATTTATGGAAAGCATATCCCGTCTGTTTATTCAAAAATTAAAAACGCCCCGGTGTCTGTTGCCTGCAGCAGTTTGGAAATAACAGAGTGTGAGCAGCATGTGAATTCGTTCAACAGCGTTACATACGTTAAAGTGATGCACACGTCCTATTCGGGCCAATTAAGATCTATGTCATGTACTGTATCCTACATTTGCAGTCCTGTCCTACCTCAACATCACAGAGGCCAATGATATCTGCTGATTTCATATGACCTTGCGGACAAATTCAACATCTGATACGAAGGAAAGCACAGTCTaatgagaagaggagggaggctTACCTTGAGAGACGCTTTATGACCCGCTCGTTCCTTGGGGGTGCCGTTTTGCGCGTCCGTTTCAGTGAGATGAGGCTAAACACTATAAATGAATATGGAAAACCAGCCCTGTATCGGTGGCATCAAGCCACGCCTTCTGTCACAATATTAGAGGTATCGATCCTCCAAGACGAAGCGCAAAATTCAAGCCCCCTGACTGCCTGACCGTGCGCAATGAGTCACCGCTGTCCGACCGATGGATGCTCTTGTTGCATCACGCCTAGAAAAAGTGAACCTTTTACAAAATGGACCTCTCATAGTGTGTGTGTCGTCCCAGAGTGAAGAGGTCCAGTGTAAGCAACGTGGTGCAGCAGAGTAAACCtagatgaatggatgaatgggggggggggggggggggttggagtGAGGATGGAGGCAGTGCTGTATCAGCTGCAGGCACCCGTAGGAGCCTCACTTGCACTTGATTACTTTGAGATCCGAGCAGCATCATCTGTCTGCCAGGATATGTCGTTTATTTTTGATGCGTCTTTTTGTATGATTCATATATGGACTTATGAGAAgagatgtgtgtttctgtttgaaggGGAATACCAGGTTATGTTTCAGGTATCTTTACATTACAAACTGCACTTTGAAAATGAAGACTTTTTACTGGGTGGTCTGctaaataaatcacttttataatcagaacatttacagtatagGTGAGGCTTGGTGTCTGCTCTCTCAAAGATGCAGCTACTTCAGTTGAGCTGACTGTCATGTGGTTTCTGATCCAAATATGTGTACGACAGAACAGCTGCTATAAAAAGGATGTATGAAGACAACAAGGTTGCATTGATAAATGTAATCAAACACATAAGAGGATAAGATAAACATAACGAATTCCATGCGCTGTAAACTgtaagtttaaataaatactttaaaactaaGTCATCACCGGATATGGAAAAACTAATTACAGTGGGCAATAATACACATTTCCAGTTGACCACAGCAGAGAAAGTGACGATTAGAGGGATATCTCAGTGAGAGTCATCACTCTCTACCATACATATTAGAACATTATTGGTTCCCTTCAGGTGTGCAGTGTATAGTTGGTTTAAATGCCTACCGACAGTCAagactgttttcttttaactgtctgGCTTGATAACATCATCAATGGTCATTTTTCCAATGTTGGAAAACTTCACATGCGAAGGATAACTGATCATGTCGACTAAACTGAAaatgatgtgtaaaattggtgCCCTGTCACATTCTGCGTCTCCGTCCCTCCGTCCAGTCACATTCCCACTTCCCCAACCTCGTTCATGCCAGATGCTCTCAGACTCGTCCACCTGACTCCCTCATCCACCTGCTCACCCGTTTCCACTTTCCCTTGTCAGCATTGCAGTAACCAACTCATTTCCTGTCAGATCATAAAACGTTGCTGCTTCTTACCATTTGCTTTATCCAAATTGCACTTGACCCAAAGCTTGGCGCTTATTTTAATGTAAGTGGTTAGTTTAGAGATACCGTTTTCAAATATAGCCCGGGTCTGACATAGGAGCTCTTCTTGAAATGCAGTAATTGTATGGGATAGACCTCTTGCTTTTTTAAAGCTCAGAGGGACTGATTAGGTGAGAAGGTAGACGACAAATTAATTACAGTCGAGTGCACTATTGGTGTGAAACTCAGGATATATACTGCATGAATTGCTGATATGCCAAACTTGCTGCTTGCTGACACAGTTGGGgagaagaaatgtaatttaatgatAAGGCTGT contains:
- the gprin3b gene encoding LOW QUALITY PROTEIN: G protein-regulated inducer of neurite outgrowth 3 (The sequence of the model RefSeq protein was modified relative to this genomic sequence to represent the inferred CDS: deleted 1 base in 1 codon) — its product is MGTNPKRTVTVQMVPQLAVVDTLGNNEPNANWAKEPNLKLSQVSPTPTLTSPDHKQDNSSLNASLANTITQTQNTDSKGGDPVSSTVSDKPVPTNVTGADQQMQDLTLTGQGVGEEEGDQRDSNANIKMLSLADEKDICKADVSPALSVSKVDQQSNDCRIKEPSAAEEECAKLTSSAREDSNKNVSPNNKNLNNACELRHKASEPQHDNIGSISAPKNKDTAAPQTLPESDNMHSSSQSSVSLQEAPKAKQSMETTAAPLCSTLSKSKDAEAGFTNKTSSSTHPEKDTPPVKKPQVSSDKHQPSQKDSSTLPQASQSMQADGQVCEEAVQTDTAVSEGQQQPPSKLYREASTMTLSPSSTPVKTCHDMEVQAVANTCSKSVATSPSLLPFAVPRRPSGGAVPKEATQSLAVVYQVDGSVGLHQMSLSSLSASTNPRSERLTVEAEMCPNQNAGVVLNSETLSQQQDKRLGAKPKDPGSALCNTQPVYQINIEHSNHKEQGETGKSQNITGVQKSAAKTATAEAPSLKSGTAAEPASATKSGSADINNAAVRTKPSQALPTTTTTTTTATTATKHTSKPELTKKKAESPKHKAKAGGKASKKEAKSSKHKLELERKKEEEQKQKEKSIHDVLWDEQGMTWEVYGASVDPESLGFAIQSHLQCKIKEQERKLIVQTSFRKSVSGTDSPGHGKKNKRRQQNIFRSMLQNVRRPNCCVRPPPSSVLE